The following proteins come from a genomic window of Streptomyces sp. NBC_00539:
- a CDS encoding helix-turn-helix domain-containing protein, whose protein sequence is MPDQPPTTGVALSALLADRELGLRGLYAAEDVAGPATVHAVHASEMADPSPYLLGGELLLTAGAHLGPDADGYVARLVAAGAAALGFGVAPVYEVVPPELVAACARHGLPLLEVPPGTPFTAVARTVWRLMAEARTRELRRVTEAQQALAAAAARPDPVPAVLRRLAAALGGRVVLLRGGPGGGAGSGEAGREVPPGAEAALEALLGRVAAPGGPATATDSAAGWQLSAYALGGGAAPAGPGPGAAAPPHPAPVPGVAVLGVAVPERTPGDHAITAIAAVLLGLLTTHRPAGAEAAALTRLLLDGDPAAALAPGPWQVVHARGAGDPQALAGALGTVLLDALGPELRLVTDRDPVPQPGWRLGVSAPARPGALPTADTQARRALERAEAARTALVRHSDAGLPGLLDPARARAHAEALLAPLTAVQAATLRGWLAHHGSWDRSAAVLGVHRNTVRQRIARCSVLLGRDLDDPDTRMELWFALRTLDSGGNSPVT, encoded by the coding sequence ATGCCGGACCAGCCGCCGACCACGGGTGTCGCACTCTCCGCCCTGCTCGCCGACCGGGAGCTGGGCCTGCGCGGGCTGTACGCGGCCGAGGACGTCGCGGGGCCCGCCACCGTGCACGCCGTGCACGCCTCGGAGATGGCCGACCCGTCGCCTTACCTGCTGGGCGGGGAGCTGCTGCTCACCGCCGGGGCGCACCTGGGGCCGGACGCCGACGGGTACGTGGCCCGGCTCGTCGCGGCGGGCGCGGCGGCGCTCGGCTTCGGGGTGGCGCCCGTGTACGAGGTGGTACCGCCGGAGCTGGTGGCGGCGTGCGCCCGGCACGGGCTGCCCCTGCTGGAGGTCCCGCCGGGGACCCCGTTCACCGCGGTCGCCCGCACCGTGTGGCGGCTGATGGCGGAGGCCCGGACGCGCGAGCTGCGCCGGGTCACCGAGGCGCAGCAGGCGCTGGCCGCGGCCGCCGCCCGGCCGGATCCGGTCCCGGCGGTGCTGCGCCGGCTGGCGGCGGCGCTGGGCGGCCGGGTCGTGCTGCTGCGGGGCGGCCCGGGCGGCGGCGCCGGCTCCGGGGAAGCGGGCCGCGAGGTGCCCCCCGGGGCGGAGGCCGCGCTGGAGGCGCTGCTCGGGCGGGTCGCCGCGCCGGGCGGCCCGGCGACGGCGACGGACTCCGCCGCGGGGTGGCAGCTGTCGGCGTACGCCCTGGGCGGCGGCGCGGCTCCCGCCGGCCCCGGCCCGGGCGCAGCCGCGCCCCCGCACCCCGCCCCCGTCCCCGGTGTCGCCGTCCTCGGGGTCGCCGTCCCGGAGCGCACCCCCGGGGACCACGCCATCACGGCCATCGCCGCCGTCCTGCTGGGCCTGCTCACCACGCACCGCCCCGCCGGGGCCGAGGCCGCCGCGCTGACCCGGCTGCTGCTGGACGGGGACCCGGCCGCCGCCCTGGCCCCCGGGCCCTGGCAGGTGGTCCATGCCCGGGGTGCGGGGGATCCGCAGGCCCTCGCGGGCGCGCTGGGCACCGTACTCCTGGACGCGCTCGGCCCGGAGCTGCGCCTCGTGACCGACCGGGACCCGGTCCCGCAGCCGGGGTGGCGCCTGGGCGTCAGCGCCCCCGCCCGACCCGGGGCCCTGCCGACGGCCGACACCCAGGCCCGCCGCGCCCTGGAACGCGCCGAAGCGGCCCGCACCGCGCTGGTCCGGCACTCCGACGCCGGCCTGCCCGGCCTCCTGGACCCGGCGCGGGCCCGCGCGCACGCCGAGGCCCTGCTCGCACCGCTCACCGCGGTCCAGGCGGCGACCCTGCGCGGCTGGCTGGCCCACCACGGCAGCTGGGACCGCAGCGCCGCCGTGCTCGGCGTCCACCGCAACACGGTCCGCCAGCGCATCGCCCGCTGCTCGGTCCTCCTCGGGCGCGACCTCGACGACCCGGACACGCGCATGGAACTGTGGTTCGCGCTACGTACCCTGGACAGCGGTGGCAACTCGCCGGTAACTTAA
- the speB gene encoding agmatinase, protein MSTQPRGPVDSSRIPRYAGPATFARLPRLDEVGSADVAVVGVPFDSGVSYRPGARFGGNAIREASRLLRPYNPAQDASPFALAQVADAGDIAVNPFNINEAVETVEAAADELLGAGSRLMTLGGDHTIALPLLRSVAKKHGPVALLHFDAHLDTWDTYFGAEYTHGTPFRRAVEEGILDTEALSHVGTRGPLYGKQDLDDDAKMGFGIVTSADVYRRGADEVADQLRQRIGDRPLYISIDIDVLDPAHAPGTGTPEAGGMTSRELLEIIRGLSSCNLVSADVVEVAPAYDHAEITSVAASHTAYELTTIMSRQIAQAKGK, encoded by the coding sequence ATGAGCACGCAGCCGCGCGGACCCGTCGACTCCTCCCGCATCCCGCGCTACGCGGGCCCGGCGACCTTCGCCCGCCTGCCGCGCCTGGACGAGGTCGGCTCGGCCGACGTGGCCGTCGTCGGCGTCCCGTTCGACTCGGGTGTCTCCTACCGCCCCGGCGCCCGCTTCGGCGGCAACGCCATCCGCGAGGCCTCGCGCCTGCTGCGCCCGTACAACCCGGCGCAGGACGCCTCCCCGTTCGCGCTCGCCCAGGTCGCGGACGCCGGTGACATCGCGGTGAACCCCTTCAACATCAACGAGGCCGTCGAGACGGTCGAGGCCGCCGCCGACGAGCTGCTCGGCGCCGGCTCCCGCCTGATGACCCTCGGCGGCGACCACACCATCGCGCTGCCGCTGCTGCGCTCGGTCGCCAAGAAGCACGGCCCGGTCGCGCTGCTGCACTTCGACGCCCACCTGGACACCTGGGACACCTACTTCGGCGCCGAGTACACGCACGGCACCCCGTTCCGGCGCGCCGTGGAGGAGGGCATCCTCGACACCGAGGCGCTCAGCCACGTCGGCACGCGCGGCCCGCTCTACGGCAAGCAGGACCTGGACGACGACGCCAAGATGGGCTTCGGCATCGTCACCTCGGCCGACGTCTACCGGCGCGGCGCCGACGAGGTCGCGGACCAGCTGCGCCAGCGCATCGGCGACCGCCCGCTGTACATCTCCATCGACATCGACGTCCTGGACCCGGCGCACGCGCCCGGCACCGGCACGCCGGAGGCGGGCGGCATGACCTCCCGCGAGCTGCTGGAGATCATCCGCGGCCTGTCGTCCTGCAACCTGGTCTCCGCCGACGTGGTCGAGGTCGCCCCGGCGTACGATCACGCCGAGATCACCTCGGTCGCGGCCTCGCACACCGCGTACGAGCTGACCACGATCATGTCGCGACAGATCGCGCAGGCGAAGGGCAAGTAA
- a CDS encoding thiamine pyrophosphate-binding protein — translation MTHDHDLVLRPTEAQTAAALAPPPGRTGGDLVVETLRSLGATTVFGLPGQHALAVFDAVGRADLRLVALRTENNAGFAADAYGRLTGEAVPLLLSTGPGALMALPALAEAAAASAPVLAISSQVPSPGLGGGRRGHLHELRDQSASFREVVKSVHTARTPSQIPSVIAEAWESALTTPHGPVWVEIPEDVLRAETMVPQVTGMDAAPHELAPRPELTAVAAHWLSNASRPVIIAGGGVIRADAAGKLRQLAERLDAPVVTTFGGKGAFPWTHPLSLQSWLEDRHMTDFLEDADVLLIVGSGLGELSSNYHTFFPGGRVVQIEADLGKLESNHPGLGIHADARLALQALLETVSAREDPSAPTRVRMVLDEIGARLAEQDVALEQELLASIRSALPPRSPSFWDMTILSYWAWSAFDAKHPNTMHSAQGAGGLGYAFPAALGACVAEPGTPVLAVSGDGGAMYSIAELATAKQHELDVTWLIVDDGGYGILREYGCATGTDLTGPDFVALAASFGVPAAVTSAPTLREDLATALASPGPSVLVLPTTLKMFAPTHL, via the coding sequence GTGACGCACGACCACGACCTGGTACTCCGTCCCACCGAAGCCCAGACGGCGGCCGCCCTCGCGCCGCCGCCCGGGCGGACGGGCGGGGACCTGGTCGTGGAAACGCTGCGCTCCCTCGGCGCCACCACCGTGTTCGGCCTGCCCGGGCAGCACGCGCTGGCCGTCTTCGACGCGGTGGGCCGCGCCGACCTGCGGCTGGTGGCCCTGCGCACGGAGAACAACGCGGGATTCGCGGCCGACGCGTACGGCCGCCTCACCGGCGAGGCCGTACCGCTGCTGCTGTCCACCGGACCGGGCGCCCTGATGGCCCTGCCGGCGCTGGCCGAGGCCGCGGCGGCCTCCGCACCGGTCCTCGCGATCTCCTCCCAGGTCCCCTCCCCGGGCCTGGGCGGCGGCCGTCGGGGCCACCTGCACGAGCTGCGCGACCAGTCCGCCTCCTTCCGCGAGGTGGTCAAGTCGGTCCACACCGCCCGCACCCCGTCGCAGATCCCGTCCGTCATCGCGGAGGCCTGGGAGTCGGCGCTCACCACCCCGCACGGCCCGGTCTGGGTGGAGATCCCGGAGGACGTCCTCCGTGCGGAGACGATGGTCCCGCAGGTCACCGGCATGGACGCGGCTCCGCACGAGTTGGCGCCCCGCCCCGAGCTGACGGCCGTCGCCGCCCACTGGCTCTCGAACGCCTCCCGTCCGGTGATCATCGCGGGCGGCGGTGTGATCCGCGCGGACGCGGCCGGCAAGCTCAGGCAGCTCGCGGAACGCCTGGACGCGCCCGTGGTCACCACCTTCGGCGGGAAGGGCGCCTTCCCCTGGACCCATCCGCTGTCCCTCCAGTCCTGGCTGGAGGACCGCCACATGACGGACTTCCTGGAGGACGCGGACGTCCTCCTGATCGTCGGCTCCGGCCTCGGCGAGCTGTCCTCGAACTACCACACGTTCTTCCCCGGGGGCCGCGTCGTCCAGATCGAGGCGGACCTCGGGAAGCTGGAGTCCAACCACCCGGGCCTGGGCATCCACGCGGACGCCCGGCTGGCGCTGCAGGCCCTGCTGGAGACGGTGTCCGCACGCGAGGACCCCTCGGCCCCCACCCGCGTCCGGATGGTGCTGGACGAGATCGGCGCCCGCCTCGCCGAGCAGGACGTGGCGCTGGAACAGGAGTTGCTGGCCTCCATCAGGTCGGCCCTGCCGCCGCGCTCCCCGTCGTTCTGGGACATGACGATCCTGTCCTACTGGGCCTGGTCGGCCTTCGACGCCAAGCACCCGAACACCATGCACTCGGCGCAGGGCGCGGGCGGCCTCGGCTACGCCTTCCCGGCGGCCCTCGGCGCGTGCGTCGCGGAACCGGGCACCCCGGTGCTGGCCGTCTCGGGCGACGGCGGCGCGATGTACTCGATCGCGGAGCTGGCCACGGCCAAGCAGCACGAGCTGGACGTGACCTGGCTGATCGTCGACGACGGCGGCTACGGCATCCTGCGCGAGTACGGCTGCGCGACGGGTACGGACCTCACCGGCCCCGACTTCGTCGCCCTGGCGGCCTCCTTCGGCGTCCCGGCCGCCGTCACCTCGGCCCCCACCCTCCGCGAAGACCTCGCCACGGCCCTCGCCTCCCCGGGCCCCTCGGTCCTGGTCCTCCCCACCACCTTGAAGATGTTCGCCCCGACCCACCTCTGA
- a CDS encoding GntR family transcriptional regulator produces the protein MTPRSPCRGASAVAIAFPDPACALRCRMTPGGRMAEDVTGRQPEDRLIRRRGIQRLGADVWGHGRSIWAADTEDREPEVELLGVTEEAAPEAVALVLGLMEGTAACVRRRRFLLDGKAVMLATSYLDAALVAGTPVTEPDTGPGGIYARLAELGVGPVRFREEVRSRMPGPDGAARLGLGAAAPVVLVRRTAFAADGRVVEVNEMVLDASAYVLEYEFDAP, from the coding sequence CTGACGCCCCGGTCGCCCTGCCGCGGGGCGTCGGCGGTGGCAATCGCATTCCCTGACCCGGCGTGCGCTCTACGCTGCCGGATGACCCCAGGAGGACGCATGGCCGAGGACGTCACAGGACGGCAGCCCGAAGACCGGCTCATCCGGCGGCGCGGTATCCAACGGCTGGGCGCCGACGTGTGGGGTCACGGTCGGTCGATCTGGGCGGCCGACACCGAGGACCGTGAACCGGAGGTCGAACTCCTCGGGGTCACCGAAGAGGCGGCGCCCGAGGCCGTCGCCCTGGTGCTCGGGCTCATGGAGGGCACGGCGGCATGCGTGCGGCGGCGCAGGTTCCTGCTCGACGGGAAGGCCGTCATGCTCGCGACCTCGTACCTGGACGCCGCCCTCGTCGCCGGCACCCCCGTCACCGAGCCCGACACCGGCCCGGGAGGGATCTACGCCCGCCTCGCCGAGCTCGGCGTCGGCCCCGTCCGGTTCCGCGAGGAGGTCCGTTCACGGATGCCGGGTCCGGACGGGGCCGCGCGGCTCGGTCTCGGGGCCGCGGCCCCCGTCGTACTGGTCCGCCGTACCGCCTTCGCCGCCGACGGGAGGGTGGTGGAGGTCAACGAGATGGTGCTCGACGCCTCCGCCTACGTCCTGGAGTACGAGTTCGACGCGCCCTGA
- a CDS encoding ABC transporter ATP-binding protein, producing the protein MAAAETEAGGKQGWGRRLAAYTWRYKANVLLALGSSLAGMAVMALVPLVTRTIIDDVIGDESKPMGPWAAMLIGAALLVYVLTYIRRYYGGRLALDVQHDLRTDMYGAITRLDGRRQDELSTGQVVGRATSDLQLIQGLLFMLPMTIGNFLLFGISLGIMLALSPLLTLVALLMAPALWYIAKRSRKKLFPATWYAQSQAAAVAGVVDGAVTGVRVVKGFGQEEQETGKLRAAGRRLFGGRLRAIRLNSKYTPALQAVPALGQVAMLALGGWMATRGQVTLGTFVAFSTYLAQLVGPVRMLAMVLTVGQQARAGVERVFELIDTEPVIEEGTTALPADAPATVEFEDVRFGYDPERPVLDGFSLRIEEGETVALVGSSGSGKSTVSLLLPRFYDADSGAVRVGGHDVRELTYASLRGAIGLVPEDSFLFSDSIRANLAYGRPDADEEQIRAAARAAQAEGFIEALPAGYDTKVGEQGLTLSGGQRQRIALARALLTDPRLLLLDDATSAVDARVEHEIHEALRAVMAGRTTLLIAHRRSTLALADRIAVLDHGRLSDIGTHEELEARSALYRRLLTDPEALGAASPRVPEAAAMAEFERDLERDIEIEAEIDSEPVNAKRRVSGGITPELWRRQDEAEGDDPAHVAGSPATPELLAQVAALPPADDLPDVDEDRAAAPEDSYGLRRLLHGFWAPLAISLGLVAVDAGSGLLLPILIRHGIDKGVEQAALGAVWVAAGLALAVVIGQWAAQFAETRMTGRTGERVLYALRVKIFAQLQRLGLDYYERELTGKIMTRMTTDVDALSSFLQTGLVTAVVSVFTFFGILIALLVLDVELALIVFATLPLLVIGTVVFRRKSVAAYELARDRVSGVNADLQESVAGLRIVQAFRREGDGAVRFAGRSDSYREARVRGQWLISVYFPFVQLLSSGAAAAVLIVGAGRVEAMTLTTGALVAYLLYIDLFFAPVQQLSQVFDGYQQATVSLGRIQDLLREPTTTPRPADPRPVAQLRGEIAFEDVRFAYGTAEERGEKGEALAGIRLRIPAGQTVAFVGETGAGKSTLVKMVARFYDPTSGRVTADGADLRELDLTAYRHRLGVVPQEAYLFPGTVRDAIAYGRPEASDAEVEAAARAVGAHDMVATLDGGYLHTVAERGRNLSAGQRQLIALARAELVDPDVLLLDEATAALDLATEAQVNLATDRLAGKRTTLVVAHRLTTAARADRVVVLDRGEVVEDGTHAELLARGGRYAELWRTFAGEDERAVA; encoded by the coding sequence GTGGCGGCGGCGGAGACGGAAGCAGGCGGAAAACAGGGCTGGGGCAGGCGGCTGGCCGCGTACACCTGGCGGTACAAGGCGAACGTGCTGCTCGCGCTCGGGTCCTCGCTGGCCGGTATGGCCGTCATGGCCCTCGTACCGCTCGTCACCCGCACGATCATCGACGACGTCATCGGCGACGAGAGCAAGCCGATGGGCCCCTGGGCCGCCATGCTCATAGGCGCGGCCCTGCTGGTGTACGTACTCACCTACATACGCAGGTACTACGGCGGCCGCCTCGCCCTCGACGTCCAGCACGACCTGCGCACCGACATGTACGGCGCCATCACCCGCCTCGACGGCCGCCGCCAGGACGAGCTGTCCACCGGCCAGGTCGTCGGCCGGGCCACCAGCGACCTCCAGCTGATCCAGGGCCTGCTCTTCATGCTCCCGATGACCATCGGGAACTTCCTCCTCTTCGGGATATCCCTCGGCATCATGCTGGCGCTGTCGCCGCTGCTGACCCTCGTCGCCCTCCTCATGGCCCCCGCCCTCTGGTACATCGCCAAGCGCAGCCGCAAGAAGCTGTTCCCCGCCACCTGGTACGCCCAGAGCCAGGCCGCCGCCGTCGCCGGCGTCGTCGACGGGGCCGTGACCGGCGTCCGCGTCGTGAAGGGCTTCGGGCAGGAGGAGCAGGAGACCGGAAAGCTCCGCGCAGCCGGCCGCCGTCTGTTCGGCGGGCGGCTGCGGGCCATCCGGCTCAACTCGAAGTACACCCCCGCCCTCCAGGCCGTGCCCGCGCTCGGGCAGGTCGCGATGCTGGCCCTCGGCGGCTGGATGGCCACCCGCGGCCAGGTCACCCTCGGAACCTTCGTCGCCTTCTCCACCTACCTCGCCCAGCTCGTCGGCCCCGTCCGCATGCTCGCGATGGTCCTCACCGTCGGCCAGCAGGCCCGCGCGGGCGTCGAGCGCGTCTTCGAGCTGATCGACACCGAGCCGGTGATCGAGGAGGGCACGACCGCGCTGCCCGCCGACGCGCCCGCCACCGTCGAGTTCGAGGACGTCCGCTTCGGCTACGACCCCGAGCGGCCCGTCCTGGACGGGTTCTCGCTGCGGATCGAGGAGGGCGAGACCGTCGCCCTCGTCGGCTCCTCCGGCAGCGGCAAGTCCACCGTCTCGCTGCTCCTGCCCCGCTTCTACGACGCCGACAGCGGCGCCGTCCGCGTCGGCGGCCACGACGTGCGCGAGCTGACGTACGCCTCCCTGCGCGGCGCGATCGGCCTGGTGCCCGAGGACTCGTTCCTCTTCTCCGACTCGATCCGCGCCAACCTCGCCTACGGACGCCCCGACGCGGACGAGGAGCAGATCCGGGCCGCCGCCCGCGCCGCCCAGGCCGAGGGGTTCATCGAAGCCCTGCCCGCCGGGTACGACACCAAGGTCGGCGAGCAGGGCCTGACCCTGTCCGGCGGCCAGCGCCAGCGCATCGCGCTCGCCCGCGCCCTCCTGACCGACCCCCGGCTGCTCCTCCTGGACGATGCCACCTCCGCCGTCGACGCCCGCGTCGAGCACGAGATCCACGAGGCCCTGCGCGCCGTCATGGCCGGCCGCACCACGCTCCTCATCGCACACCGCCGCTCCACGCTCGCGCTGGCCGACCGGATCGCCGTACTCGACCACGGGCGGCTCTCCGACATCGGCACCCACGAAGAGCTCGAAGCCCGCTCAGCCCTGTACCGCAGGCTGCTGACCGACCCCGAAGCCCTCGGCGCCGCCTCGCCGCGCGTCCCCGAGGCCGCCGCGATGGCCGAGTTCGAGCGCGACCTGGAGCGGGACATCGAGATCGAGGCGGAGATCGACTCCGAGCCGGTCAACGCCAAGCGCCGGGTCTCCGGCGGGATCACCCCCGAGCTCTGGCGCCGCCAGGACGAGGCGGAGGGCGACGACCCCGCCCACGTCGCCGGCAGCCCCGCCACCCCCGAGCTGCTCGCGCAGGTCGCCGCCCTGCCGCCCGCCGACGACCTTCCCGACGTCGACGAGGACCGGGCCGCGGCCCCCGAGGACAGTTATGGCCTGCGCCGGCTGCTCCACGGGTTCTGGGCGCCGCTCGCCATCAGCCTCGGCCTCGTCGCCGTCGACGCGGGCTCCGGGCTGCTGCTGCCGATCCTGATCCGGCACGGCATCGACAAGGGCGTCGAACAGGCCGCGCTCGGAGCGGTCTGGGTGGCGGCGGGGCTGGCCCTGGCCGTTGTCATCGGGCAGTGGGCCGCGCAGTTCGCCGAGACCCGGATGACCGGCAGGACCGGCGAGCGCGTGCTGTACGCGCTGCGCGTGAAGATCTTCGCCCAGCTCCAGCGCCTCGGACTCGACTACTACGAGCGCGAGCTGACCGGCAAGATCATGACCCGGATGACCACCGACGTGGACGCGCTCTCCAGCTTCCTCCAGACCGGTCTGGTCACCGCCGTCGTCTCCGTCTTCACCTTCTTCGGCATCCTGATCGCCCTGCTCGTCCTCGACGTGGAACTGGCGCTGATCGTCTTCGCCACGCTCCCGCTGCTGGTCATCGGCACCGTCGTGTTCCGTCGCAAGTCGGTCGCCGCGTACGAACTCGCCCGCGACCGGGTCAGCGGGGTCAACGCCGACCTCCAGGAGTCCGTGGCCGGACTGCGCATCGTCCAGGCCTTCCGCCGCGAGGGCGACGGCGCCGTCCGCTTCGCCGGGCGCAGCGACTCCTACCGCGAGGCCCGGGTCCGCGGCCAGTGGCTGATATCCGTCTACTTCCCCTTCGTGCAGCTGCTGTCCTCGGGCGCCGCGGCCGCCGTGCTGATCGTCGGCGCGGGGCGGGTGGAGGCCATGACGCTCACCACGGGCGCGCTCGTCGCCTACCTGCTCTACATCGACCTGTTCTTCGCGCCCGTCCAGCAGCTCTCCCAGGTCTTCGACGGGTACCAGCAGGCCACCGTCTCCCTCGGCCGGATCCAGGACCTGCTGCGCGAGCCGACCACCACCCCCCGTCCCGCCGATCCGCGCCCGGTGGCGCAACTGCGCGGCGAGATCGCCTTCGAGGACGTGCGCTTCGCCTACGGCACCGCCGAGGAGCGCGGCGAGAAGGGCGAGGCGCTGGCCGGAATACGCCTGCGCATACCGGCCGGGCAGACCGTCGCGTTCGTCGGCGAGACCGGCGCCGGGAAGTCCACGCTGGTCAAGATGGTGGCCCGGTTCTACGACCCGACCTCCGGCCGGGTCACCGCCGACGGCGCCGACCTGCGGGAGCTGGACCTGACGGCGTACCGCCACAGGCTGGGCGTCGTCCCCCAGGAGGCCTACCTCTTCCCGGGGACGGTCCGCGACGCCATCGCCTACGGGCGGCCCGAGGCGAGCGACGCCGAAGTGGAGGCCGCCGCCCGCGCGGTCGGCGCCCACGACATGGTCGCCACCCTGGACGGCGGTTACCTGCACACCGTCGCCGAGCGGGGGCGCAACCTGTCGGCCGGTCAGCGCCAGCTGATCGCGCTGGCCCGGGCCGAACTCGTGGACCCGGACGTCCTGCTGCTGGACGAGGCGACGGCCGCACTGGACCTGGCCACCGAGGCGCAGGTCAACCTGGCCACCGACCGGCTCGCGGGCAAGCGCACCACCCTCGTCGTCGCCCACCGCCTGACGACCGCCGCCCGCGCCGACCGCGTGGTGGTCCTCGACCGCGGCGAGGTCGTGGAGGACGGTACGCACGCCGAACTGCTGGCGCGCGGTGGCCGGTACGCCGAGCTGTGGCGGACCTTCGCGGGAGAGGACGAGCGGGCCGTGGCCTGA
- a CDS encoding S28 family serine protease, with amino-acid sequence MRKTLGWLLSLVVLIGTTGAAGATAQAAEATEPAATAARPAAAADIKDQILGIPGMSLIEEKPYPGYRFFVLAYEQPVDHRQPSKGTFKQRLTLLHKDTSRPTVFYTSGYNVNTSPRRSEPTTIVDGNQVSLEYRFFTPSRPDPANWSDLDIWQAASDQHRLFTALKKIYSKNWIATGGSKGGMTATYYERFYPRDMDGVVAYVAPNDVNNKEDSAYDRFLAKVGTKECRDKLNAVQREALVRREPLEAKYAAAAAENGWTFTTVGTLDKAYEAVVLDYTWAFWQYSLLADCAGIPVAATASDQEIWDTVDTISGFSAYTDQGLETYTPYYYQAGTQLGSPDIKQPHLKGLSRYGYQPPRDFVPRDIPMTFKPGVMADVDAWVRTHADRMLFVYGQNDPWGAEPFHLGYGVKDSYVMIAPGANHGANVAKLQDGERALATARILQWAGVAPAAALTDAGRATPLAKPDPQLDRQDLPREAQLRP; translated from the coding sequence ATGCGCAAGACGCTCGGATGGCTGCTGTCGCTCGTGGTGCTCATCGGCACCACGGGTGCGGCCGGCGCCACGGCACAAGCGGCCGAAGCCACGGAACCAGCGGCCACCGCCGCACGGCCGGCCGCCGCCGCGGACATCAAGGACCAGATCCTCGGCATCCCGGGGATGAGCCTGATCGAGGAGAAGCCGTATCCCGGATACCGCTTCTTCGTGCTCGCCTACGAGCAGCCGGTCGACCACCGTCAGCCCTCGAAGGGGACCTTCAAGCAGCGCCTGACCCTGCTGCACAAGGACACCTCGCGGCCCACGGTCTTCTACACCTCCGGTTACAACGTCAACACCAGCCCGCGCCGCAGCGAGCCGACGACCATCGTCGACGGCAACCAGGTGTCTCTGGAGTATCGATTCTTCACGCCTTCCCGGCCCGACCCCGCCAACTGGTCGGACTTGGACATCTGGCAGGCCGCCAGTGACCAGCACCGCCTGTTCACCGCCCTCAAGAAGATCTACAGCAAGAACTGGATCGCCACCGGCGGCAGCAAGGGCGGCATGACGGCGACGTACTACGAGCGCTTCTACCCGCGCGACATGGACGGCGTCGTCGCCTACGTCGCGCCGAACGACGTCAACAACAAGGAGGACTCGGCCTACGACCGGTTCCTCGCCAAGGTCGGCACCAAGGAGTGCCGCGACAAGCTGAACGCCGTCCAGCGCGAGGCGCTCGTCCGCCGCGAGCCGCTGGAGGCCAAGTACGCGGCCGCCGCCGCCGAGAACGGCTGGACCTTCACCACCGTCGGCACCCTCGACAAGGCCTACGAGGCCGTGGTGCTCGACTACACCTGGGCCTTCTGGCAGTACAGCCTGCTCGCGGACTGCGCCGGCATCCCGGTCGCGGCCACCGCCTCCGACCAGGAGATCTGGGACACCGTCGACACCATCTCCGGCTTCTCGGCCTACACCGACCAGGGCCTGGAGACGTACACGCCCTACTACTACCAGGCGGGTACGCAGCTCGGTTCGCCCGACATCAAGCAGCCGCACCTCAAGGGGCTGAGCCGCTACGGCTACCAGCCGCCGCGCGACTTCGTGCCGCGCGACATCCCGATGACCTTCAAGCCGGGGGTCATGGCGGACGTCGACGCCTGGGTGCGCACGCACGCCGACCGGATGCTGTTCGTGTACGGGCAGAACGACCCGTGGGGCGCAGAACCGTTCCACCTCGGCTACGGGGTCAAGGACAGCTACGTGATGATCGCGCCGGGCGCCAACCACGGGGCGAACGTCGCCAAGCTCCAGGACGGCGAGCGGGCCCTCGCGACCGCGAGGATCCTCCAGTGGGCCGGGGTGGCGCCGGCCGCCGCCCTCACCGACGCGGGGCGGGCGACGCCGCTGGCGAAGCCGGACCCGCAGCTCGACCGGCAGGACCTCCCGCGCGAGGCGCAGCTGCGCCCGTAG